The Sulfurihydrogenibium azorense Az-Fu1 genome contains the following window.
TGAACACCTACCCCTTTAAAATAATTTCAACAAAAACAGGAGGTAGGTTATATGAAAGGTATTATAGGAACCCCTATGTATATGACAACACTCTTTCCTAAAAAACTATCAAACAAGATTAAAGACATTCCTTTAACAAAAGAAGCCAAAAAAAGACTAAAATGGATACAGCACTACCAAGATACAAAAAATATATCCAAAACCTGCAGATACTTCGGAATATCAAGAACTACCTTCTATAAATGGTTTGAAAGATACAAAAAAGACGGACTTGAAGGACTTCTTGATAGACCTAAAACACCAAAAAACACAAGAAAACCAACTATAAGAAATCAGTACAGAGAACAAATAATAAAAGTCAGGAAACAAAACCCAACTTGGAGCAAAGAAAAAATATCGGCATATCTACAAGAAGAAAAAAACATAAAAGTATCACCATCTACAGTGTATAAAGTATTAAAAGAAGAAGGATTAATAGAGAGAACAAAATCAATTAAAATACAAAACAAAAGAAAAAAGAGTATAAAGAAGAAAAGGACAAAAAGAGGCTTGCAAGCACAAGCCCCAGGGGATGTAGTACAAATAGACGTAAAACACCTGAACATCGCAGGTGCAACATATTACCAATTCACAGCTATAGATAAGTATAGCAGATTTTGTTTTGCACGGGTATATGAAAGTAAAAATTCAAAGAAAACAAAAGAATTTTATATTGAGTTAAATGAGTATTTTGAATTTGAGATAAAGAGGGTACAAACAGATAACGGGAGTGAGTTTTTAGGGGAGTTTAACAAGTATTTAACGGATATAGGAGTGGAGCATTACTTTAGCTATCCAAGGAGTCCAAAGACTAATGGTGTTGTAGAAAGATTGATAAGGACAATAGAAGAGGAGTTATGGTTGATAGAGGGATTAGATTACACATTAGAGGAGATGAATAAGAAGTTAAGGAAGTATGTAAGGAAGTACAATTTTATAAGGCCACATCATTCTTTAGGATACAAAAGACCAGCAGACATTGTTTATGGAGTATGATAAAATTTTTAGGTGAAGGTGTTCACGATGTATAGAACTCATACAAAATTTTTTAGGTAAATTTAATTTTTGTTAAAAAACACGTTGTAGGAGGGTGTGATATGACAAAGAAAGAACTTATCTCAGCTGTTGCACAGAAAGCTGGTTTAAAAAAAGCTGCTGCAGAAAAAGCAGTAAACGCAGCTATAGAAACAGTAGTAGAGGCAATCTCTAAAGGAGAAAGAGTAGCTATTCCTGGATTTGGAATTTTTAACATAAGAGAAAGAAAGGAAAGAAAAGGTAGAAACCCAAGAACAGGAAAAGAAATTAAAATCCCTGCAAGAAAAGTAGTAGCATTTACAGCTGCTAAAGCCTTAAAAGAAGCTGTAAATAAGTAAATTAAAAAAAGGGGGTTTAAGAGCCCCCTTGTAAAAAGGAGCTCAATATTAGACTAGATAGATTTTTAGCAAATCAAGGTTTTGGAAGTAGGTCTGAGGTTCAAAAACTTATAAAAAAAGGGTTTGTAAAAGTAAACGATAAAGAAGTTAAAGACCCTTCTATTCATATAGACCCATTGAAAGATAAAGTTAGCGTAGAAGATGAAGATGTTAACTATCAAGAAAATTTTTACTTTATGTTAAACAAACCTTTAGGATATATAACTGCTACTTACGATGAAAATTTTCCAACAGTAATAAGTTTGCTGGATGATGAAACTGTAAAAGACAAACTTTTTCCAATAGGCAGATTAGACTTAGATACAGAAGGACTTTTGATACTAACTACAGATGGTCAATTAGCACACAGATTAGCCCATCCAAAATGGAACATAGAAAAAGAATACTACGCCATCGTAGAAGGGGACGTATCTAAAATTGATTTTTCACCTTTTGAAAAAGAAGGTATTTACCTAAAAAAAGATAAGTATAAAACAAAGCCTTTTAAAGTAAAAGTTTTATCAGCCTTAGAAGAAGAGTCTAAAGTTTTAATAACTGTTTCAGAAGGAAAATACCATATAGTAAAAAAAATAATGGAATCTTTAGGTCATCCTGTTAAATATTTAAAAAGAGTAAGGATGGGTAATCTAAAGCTTGATGAAAACCTTCAACCTGGAGATTACCGTCCTTTAACAGAAGAAGAGATAAGAAAATTAAAGAGTCTTGTTAAACTAGATTAATGAAAAAAATTCTGTCTTTCTCTCTATTTGATACAGGAGAAACCATACTGGGAGCTATGGTTTACTCTGTATTCTTTCCCCTTTATATAACAAAGTACGTAGACCCTAAAATCTATAGTTATGTTTACAGTTTTACATTTTTACTATCTTTCTTGTTTGCACTACAGCTGGGTAAGTATGTTGATAGAACTGGAAAAAGGAAAGAAGGATTTATCGTTTTTGCTACTTTGACGACTATTCTTTGTTTTTCTTTAGGATTTTTAGAAAGTATGCCAATTTTATCTCTAATTGTTTTTTCTCTTATGTCTATAGCTCATCAGCAAAGTTTTGTTTTTTATAACTCTTTACTTTTAAACTTTGAAACAAAAGGCTTAGCATCGGGACTTGGTGTAAGTTTTGGGTACATTGGTTCAGCTATTGCTCTTATCTTTTTTGCAAAGGTTTTGTCTATCCCAAATGTTTACTTTATAACAGGTTTGATTTTCTTCTTGTTTGCTCTTCCTTCTTTTTTCTTTTTAGAAAATCCATCTTTAAAACATAATGTAAGTCTAAAAGAGGTGTTTAAAGATAAAAAGTTTATCCTTACTATAGTATCAATCTTATCCTTAACAGAGGTAGCAAATACATTAATAGCTATGATGAGTATATACCTAAAAAATGTGTTTGCTTTGGAAGATAGCCAGATTTATAAGGTAATCGGTCTTTCAGCTGTAGGTGGTATAGTGGGTGGTATTTTCTGGGGTAAGGTTTTAGATAAATTTTCAAGTGATAAGGTATTTCCACTAGGATTTTTCTTATGGGCAGGTTTTTTAATAGTTTTACCTGTTGTTCATGGGGATTTAATCTTAGTAGCTGGATTTGTTGCTGGATTTTCTTTAGCACATCTTTGGACAGTATCAAGGGTTTATATCATCTCAAAATTTCCCCAAGAAGAAGTATCTACAAGGATGTCTTTTTTATCTTTAACAGAAAGACTTGCTTCAACAACTGGATTGTTTATCTGGGGAACGTTGCTTTTCATAACACAGGATAACTATAGGTTGTCAGCAATGCTTATGAGTGTTTTTCCGATTTTAGGTTTTTTTATATTTTTGTACTCTAAAAGATTTTCTACTTAACGTAAATATCACCTTTTGTTGGGAAAAAATCAACGCAGTATGGACAGGTAAATATGTGATGTCCTGGGTATATCATCTTTACTTTTACTTCTCTTGTTTCTCCGTTTTTTATATTTTCTACCATAACATCGTAAGGTGGAAGTATGTAAAAGCAGTGTCCGTAGTATTTTGAGTTTGGCTCTTGTTCTATCCCTTCATCTACAGCTGTAATTCTAAAAAGCACTACTTTGTTCCTTTCAACGGTTATAACATTTGGCTCGTATCCATTTTTTGACACTTTTATATCTACGACTAAATCTGGTTTTTCTTCTGTTTTGGTGCAGGATAAAATGATTAACAAAAGCCCTATTAAGTAAAAAATTTTTAAAAATCTCATTTTAGGTTCCTTGTTTTGAAAACTATCCCCCACTTACAGGTGGTATTATAGCAACTTTATCATTTTCATTTAAAATACTGTCTTTTTCTGCATAGTTTTCATTAACTGCAATCATAGACTTTTGTAGTATGTCTCTAATGTTTGGATAAATCTTTGTTAAATAGTTGATTAAATCTTCTACGGTATTACCATTAAAATCAACTATCTCACTACTTTTTCCTACTTTATCTTTTACCTGAGAAAAGTACAAAACCTCAACTTTCATACTTGACTTCCCACTCTGTAATTAGATGAGACCCTCTCATAAAGTGAGCTCTTAACTTTAATCTTATCACTTCATCTAAATTTTTAAAACCTTCTCCTCCAACTAATGTAGGGGTGTCTGTTCCACCTACTATAAATGGCATATGTATTATTCTTATCTCATCAACAAGACCTAAATTTAAAAGATTCCAGTTAAGAGTAGAACCACCTTCAACCATTAATGTACGTATTCCTCTGTTGTAGAGAAAATCCATCATCTTTATTAGGTCAACTTTTTCATCTCCTATCTTCACAACTTCTACTTTTTCTGATAACGCTTTAATTTTCTCTTCGGGAGCTTTTTCAGTTGTTATTATTATAGTAGGTGCATCTTTTTTCAAAACGTTTGCATCCAGTGGAATATCAGCCGTAGAGGTTGGTATAATTCTGGTAGGATTTTTTCCTTTTACGTATCTTACTGTTAGATATGGGTTGTCTGTTCTTATAGTTTCTGCTCCTACCATTATCCCATCTACCTTTGCTCTTGTCTCGTGAAGATACCTATTTGCCTCTTCATCCATAAATTTCATTATTTCTTTTGAAGAAACACCTTTTGCAAGTGTTAGTTTTCCATCGACAGTAACTTCCGAAATTATTATCGTGTAAGGTCTTTTCATAACGTCCTCTTAATCGTAATCTTTATTGTACTTTATGTAAAGATATACAATCCTTTGAAGTAAAGACAACGTTGTTAACGCTGTTATTATAACAAATCCAAACTCAAGACCACCTAAAATTTTAAAATGTTCAAAAATAGCAAACACAATTATTGTTAAAAGTGTTTCTGGTCTTCCGAAAAACCCTATACCTTCAAGTGGGTCATCTATCTTTCCTTTCTGTCTATTTGAAAACCCTATTTCAGCGTAAGCAACAGGTTTTATAAAAGTGTGAAGCATACTTGCAGTTATTGCTAAAGCTGTAAGGTAAGGAGTAGAGTATGTAATTCCTATAAAGAAAAGTAAAAATCCATCGACAAATTTATCTGCAAGCCAGTCAAACACTGCACCGAACTTTGATGCTCTTTCTTTTTCCCTTGCAACAACCCCATCAAGTAGGTCAAAAAAACCACTGATAAAAACTAAGGCTGCACCTATTAAAGGCTTCTCTTTGTAAAAGGATACAGCTGCTAAAATACCGATTATAACAGATATTACCGTTATTATGTTTGGAGTTATACGGGTTCTCGCAAGGAGAACCCCTACAGGCTCGTACACCTTTTTAATGCTTTTTCTTTTTGATGTTAAATTCATAACAACCCTTTTTTATAAACTTTTACCACCAAGCCATGGCATCATTTTTCTTAACTCTTTTCCTACTTTTTCAACAGGATGTTCTTCATCTTTTTTAACAAGTGCGTTAAAGTGAGGTCTGTTTGCTACATTTTCCAGTATCCATTCTTTTGCAAACTCACCTTCTTGTATCTCTTCTAGTATCTTTTTGTAGATTGGTTTAACAGCTTCGTAAACTCTTTTTCCTCTTGTAACGTCTCCATATCTTGCAGTGTCAGATATTGAGTATCTCATTCCAGATATACCGTACTGATATATAAGGTCTACAATGAGTTTTAATTCGTGTAAACACTCAAAGTATGCAACTTCAGGCTGGTATCCAGCTTCTATAAGTGTTTCAAATCCTGCTTTTATTAAGGCAGTTGCTCCACCACACAAGACAGCCTGCTCTCCAAAAAGGTCTGTTTCTGTTTCTTCTTTGAAGGTTGTTTCTATAAGTCCTGCTCTTGTACAACCTATTCCTTTTGCGTAAGCCATTGCTACTTCTCTAGCATTACCTGTAAAGTCTTGGTAAACTGCAAACAATCCTGGAACACCCTTTCCTTCTTCGTACATCCATCTAACTAAGTGTCCTGGTCCTTTTGGTGCTACTAAGAAAACATCTACGTAAGCAGGTGGTACTATCTGTCCAAAATGTATGTTAAATCCATGGGCGAAGGCTAAAGCATTTCCTTCATCTAAGTTTGGAAGTATAGCAGAGTAAAAAAGTTGTGGTTGAACTGTATCAGGAGTAAGTATCATTACAACATCTGCTCTTTTAGCAGCTTCGTCGGGAGTGTAAACCTCAAAACCTTCCGCTTTTGCTTTTTCTATAGACCTACTTCCTGCAAGTAAACCTACTATTACTTTTATTCCACTGTCTCTTAAGTTTAATGCGTGGGCATGTCCTTGACTACCGTATCCTATAATAGCTACAGTTTTGTCCTTTAAGTAATCTAAAGAAGCATCTTCATCGTAATAGATGTTTGCCATTTCATCCTCCTGATTGAATTAATTTTTTAATTATTCTACTACAACTTTCTCTATTTTGTTATTTTCAATTAAAAGTTTAAAAACTTTACCAGCTGCCTCATCATCTAACGTTATAACATTTAGATTTACAAAGCCTTTTCCTACTTTTACACCATCTATATCTTTTGTAATATCTACATACCTTGTTAGGTTATCCCCTTTTTGGGATACTAACTTAACTTTGTTGTACTGGGGGTTAGTGTTAAGCTGTAGTTTTATGTTTATTTTTTTCTCAGGTATATCTTTTAGTTTAAAAAATTCGTTGTTTTGTAATGTTTTTAATCTTGAGTAAATATCTTCAGCGTAGTTAACTGTTATACAAGAAGATGAGTAAGGGTTGTTTGCTTTATACGTTTTTATACAGAGATTGTAAGCCTTTCCTTCCCATATTAAAGATGGATATACCACGTATAAAGGTTCTTTGCCTTTTGTAAGTAAAGAAGCTCCTGATACATTATTTACTAAAAATTCTGTTAGATAGTCTGAATAACTATCTGGTAAGCTTTCTACAGATGCTTTTGCTATTGCTACTTCTTGAGCGTAAGTAGAAAGAGATGCAAAAGATAGGGTAATAAACAACTTTTTAATCAAACCTTTCCCCCGGTAAAATTTTACTTGTTGCTGATTCTCTTACCATCGCTAACGTTCCTGTTCTTGCCATTTCTTTAATACCAAAAGGTTTAATAAGACTTATAAAAGCCTCTATCTTATCTTCATCACCAGTTATCTCTACTGTGTAGGTATCTGTTGAAACGTCTACAACCTTTGCTCTAAATATATTTACAAGTCTCATTATCTCATCTCTTGTTCTGTCATTTTCTGTATGGATTTTTATAAGGGCAAGTTCTCTTTCTATGTGAGGTATATCTGTTATATCTCTTACCCTTAAAGTTTCTATCAGTTTCCTTAGTTGTTTTATAATCTGTTCTATAACTCTTTCGTCCCCTTCTACAACTATTGTTATTCTTGCTATATGGGGTTCGTGGGTTCTTCCTACTGTAAGGCTTTCTATGTTATAGCCTCTTCCTGCAAAAAGTCCAGTAATCCTTGCTAAAACACCAAAGTTATGCTGAACTTTAACTGTTATTACGTGTCTTCCTATCTTTTTCTCTGGCTGTGGTCTTTCTTTAATTACTTTTATCTCACTCATTCATTTTACCCCACTAAGTACATAGTTTCTGCTTCACCTTTTTGCTTTGGCGTTAAAATCATCTCTCTATAACTTTTTCCTGCTGGAACCATAGGTAAAACGTTTTCTTCTCTATCTACAACAAAATCTATCAACACTGGTCTATCGTTTATCTCCATAGCTTTTGCTAAAACTTCTTTAACCTCTGAAGGCTTGGTTGCCCTTAATCCTACAGCTCCAAAACTTTCTGCCAACTTAACAAAGTCCGGCTGAACTGATAGGCAAACACTCGCATACCTACTATCATAGAAAAACTGCTGCCACTGTCTTACCATTCCTAAAAATCCGTTATTTATTATAGCAATTTTTACAGGTACTCTGTACTGGACTGCCGTTGCTAAATCTTGTACATTCATTATAAAAGATCCATCTCCTTCTATTGCAAATACAGTTTTATCAGGTCTTCCTATTTTAGCTCCAACAGCTGCAGGGAAACCAAATCCCATAGTTCCAAGACCACCTGAGTTTAAAAACTGTCTTGGGTAACTGTATTTATAAAACATTGCGGCCCACATTTGGTGTTGCCCTACACCAGCTGATATAATGGCATCTCCGTTTGTTATGTTGTAAATCTCTTCTATTACATACTGAGGCTTTATTATTTTATCTGACTTTCTGTAAGATAGGGGATGTTTTTCTTTCCACTCTTGTATCTGCTTTAGCCAGTTTTCCCTTGCAGCTACCCACTCTACCGGTTTTTCTTCTAACTCTTTTATAAGTTTTTGAAGAACATTTTTTACATCTCCAACTATAGGAACATCAACGGTTATCGTTTTACTTATTGAAGCTGGGTCTATGTCTATATGTATGATTTTTGCCTCAGGTGCAAATTCTGATATCTTACCTGTAACTCTATCATCAAACCTTGCTCCTACTGCTATAAGTAAATCACTGTGATAGACAGCCATATTAGCGTAGTATGTTCCGTGCATACCAAGCATATGTAAAGAAAGAGGGTCTGTTTCAGGAAAAGCACCTTTTCCCATATTTGTTGTGGTAACTGGTATCTTCGTTAACCTTGCCAGTTTTGTTACTTCTTCTGCAGCATCTGCAAGTATAGCTCCACCACCAACGTATAAAACTGGTCTTGTTGCTTTTCTTATCAACTCTGCAGCTTTTTTTATTTGGACAGGGTTGCCTTCTACGTGGGGATTGTATCCCGGTAAAGATTCTTTTACTTCTTCATCTGATGGTATGTAGTACTCTGAGACTTGCTGTGTGATATCTTTTGGAATATCAACTAAAACTGGTCCTGGTCTTCCTGTTCTTGCAATGTAAAAAGCTTGTCTTAAAATAAGTGGAAGGTCTTTTATGTCGGTTACTAAAAAGTTATGTTTTGTTATTGGTCTTGTTATTCCAATAACATCAGCTTCTTGAAATGCGTCCGTTCCTATGTAATGTCTTGGAACTTGACCTGTTATTGCAACCAGTGGAATAGAGTCCATATACGCTGTTGCAAGTCCTGTTACTAAGTTTGTAGCTCCCGGTCCCGATGTTGCAATTACTACTCCTACTTTCCCTGTTGCTCTTGCATAACCATCTGCCATATGACAAGCTGCTTGTTCATGCCTTGTTAAAACATTTTTAAATGGTGCATCAAAAAGGGCATCGTAAACTTCCATTATTGCACCACCGGGAAGACCAAATATAGTATCAACTCCTTCATGTAGTAATACATCTACAACTATATCAGCTCCTCTTTTCTTTTCCATCGCTGTACTCCTAATTTTTAAAGTTAAAAAAATATTATAAATCTAAAAAACTTTTTGGTATGATTTTTATTTGATTTTTAGCTAAAAATATCTAACATTTCTTTTAACCTTCTTATATTTTTTACTTGTATATCACTTTCTTTATAACTTGTCGGTGCAAGTACTTGATTTAAGCCTTTACTTTTACACTCCCTTATCCTTATATCCTCAAAATGAACAGACCTTACTTCTCCAGTTAAACCAATTTCTCCAAAGACTGCCATATCGTTTGGAATTGGGATATTTTTGTAGGCTGAAAAAATAGCTGTAGCAACTGCTAAATCTACCGCCGGCTCGTCTACCTTTATTCCTCCTACAACATTAACAAATATATCTTTATCTTTAAGATTTATCTTTAGATGGTTTTCCATAACAGCTGTTATGATTGATATTTTATTTAAGTCTATGCCTTGACTTCTTCTTTGGGGAACAGGATAAAAAGTTTTTGATACAAGTGCTTGAACTTCTACCAGTATAGGTTTTGAGCCTTCTGTGTAAGGAAATATTACACTTCCCGGTTGGTTTTGTGGCCTTTGGGATATAAAAAACAGAGATGGGTCTAAAACCTGTTCCATTCCTTTATCTGTCATATTAAAAACAGCCATCTCTCCGGAGCTTCCAAACCTATTTTTTAAGACTCTCAGTATCCTGTAGGCATAACCTTTTTCTCCTTCAAACTGGGCTACCGTATCTACAAGATGCTCTAAAACCTTTGGTCCGGCTATACTTCCTTCTTTGTTTACCTGACCTACGATTAAAGAGATAACACCTTTTGACTTTGAGATTTCTGTAATTTTACTACTTACATACTTAACCTGTGATACAGACCCTGCCGGTGATTCAAGGTTTTCTGAGTAAACAGTTTGAACAGAGTCTAAAACTATCAAATCTGGATTTATATTTTCTATAGCTGAAACTATACTCTCTAAATTTGTATCAGAAAGTATGTATAGATTTTTTTCCAGAGCTCCTACTCTTTGGGCTCTTAGATAGATCTGATAAGAGGACTCTTCAGCTGATATGTAGAGAACTTTTTTACTTTTTGCAAGGTTTGAAGATATTTGAAGAAGTAAAGTGGACTTTCCTATTCCCGGCTCTCCTGAGACTAAAACTACTTGACCGGGAACAAATCCACCACCTATGGCAGTATCAAAGTTATCAAACCCGGATTTTGTCCTTGATAAATTTAAATCAAAGCTTATTTCTGTTATAGGTTTAGGAAAAACATTTTTTGGTATAAAGCTTTTTTCTTTTTTAAAATCTAATATCTCTTCAGAAACAGAGTTGTAAGCACCACATACAGAACATCTTCCTACCCAAGTAGGAAAGGTTGCACCACATTCATTACATACGTAAGTTGTTTTTGTTTTACTTTTTTTCATCTTTCACTTTCAAAGCTTCTTGTTTAGCTATTTTATCACAGTACTCATTCTCAGGATGACCACTGTGTCCTTTTATCCAATGAGCCTTTACTCTGTGTTTTTTCAATAATTCATACAATCTTTGCCATAAATCTTGGTTTTCAACGGGTTTTCCAGAAGAAGTCTTCCAATTGTTTTTAATCCACTTTTCAAGCCAAGAGTTTATTCCGTTTATTACATAGTTTGAATCAGTGTACAGATCTATATCGTATGGAGATTTTTTTAATGCTTCAAGGGCTTTTATTACAGCACTCTTTTCTTGTTTCAATTACGTACTTTTCCAATCCTACCTGTCTACAAACGTCGATAACACTCACTACATCTTGAAAAGGCACATCTCTTTCAGACCTTAACGCAACAACTTGGTTTTCTACATTCTGTTTTTCTGTCTCAAGTATAGATTTTAGCTGGTCTAAGTCTACTTTTTTATCTTGGAAGTATACTCCATCTTTTTTTATGGTTATCTCTATTCTTTTTTGGAGCTGCTTTGATGGTTCTCCGGTTTTTGCTTTTGGAAGGTCAAGGGGTATTTTACCTTCAACCATAAATGTAGCAGTAGCCATAAATATAATAAGTATAACAAGGACTATATCAACAAGTGGAATCATATTTATTTCTGATATTTCTCTGTCGTTTTCGTCGGTAATCTTCATCTATCCTTTACCTCACAGTATTTTGTTTTTAACCTCTTCAAAACTATCAGCTGTAGCTACTATTCTCAACACCTCTTCAAATTTTTGTTCATCTTCAAAAGATGAGAGCTTGTTTTCTATGGTTTGGAGTTCTTCAGGGTTTGGTTGAAACTTTAAGTTTATTAAGTTTAGTATGCTTTTTATGTAACCCTTTTTTAAACCTTCCTGTAAACCCTCTAATTTCCATTTATCTGTTAACAACATCATCTCTTCTTTACCTCCTGTTTCTAAAATCATACTTTCTATAACTTCTGGTTTTTTGGTAATTGCTACTGTGTAGTTATCATTTTTTACTCTCGTATATCATCAGTAAAAACTTCATCTTTCTTACAAAGTAGTTATAACCTATAACGGCAGGGATTGCTACAAACAGTCCCATAGCAGTAGCAACAAGAGCTTCTGATATACCTGTCATAACAACTCTAACTCCAAACTCTGAAGAAGTCCCTAAGTGGTGGAATGCTTTTATAACACCTAAAACAGTGCCAAAAAGTCCTATAAATGGAGCGTTGTTTCCAAAAGTGGCAAGTATTCCAAGTCTTTTTTCAAGTTGGAGTCGCAGCTCCAGAGGGTCGTACTTGTCTAAGTTTTGCTCTATCACTTTGTAAGCCATAAACCTTTCTATGATTATGGCTATTGTGATAATACTCATAATCAAAAGGATGTAAAGGACAGGATCACCACCCACCAAAGCCAGTTTTAGTATTATATCTGTTATACTCATTCTAAACTCCCATATAAGATTTTAGAAAATTATATCACTGTTAGTGATGGTGATGTGTAAACATTATGTTAAAATTTTCAAAAAACTTTTAAAAGGTTGAGAAGATGAGTTTGAAAGAGTTTATAATTCCGGCAATAGATTTAAAAGATGGTAAAGTGGTAAGACTTTATAAAGGTGAGTTTGATAAAGTAAAAGTTTATAAAGATAATCCTGTTGATATGGCAAAGTATTTTCAAGACTGTGGAGCTGTGCATATTCACGTTGTAGACTTAGACGGGGCTCTTGAAGGTAAACCTAAAAACTATAAGGTTGTAGAGAGTATAGTTAAATCTGTTGATATTTTAGTAGAGTTTGGAGGGGGTCTTAGAAGCTACGAAGCTGTTAAGAGTATGTTTGAGATTGGCGTTGATAGAGTGGTAATAGGTAGTCTTGCTTATGAAAATCAAGAGGAGTTTTTAAGGATAGTTGAAGACTTTAAAAATAAAGTAATTGTTGGCATAGATGCAAAAGATGGCAAAGTTGCAATAAAAGGCTGGGTTGAAAAGACAGACTACACACCTTTAGAGTTTGCAAAAAAGTATGATGATTTAGATATATTTGGATTTTTATACACAGATGTAAACAGAGACGGTGCAATGGTAGGTCCTAACCTTGAAGGGACTAAATATTTGGCAGAAAATCTAAAACACTTTGTTATTGCATCCGG
Protein-coding sequences here:
- a CDS encoding IS481 family transposase, giving the protein MKGIIGTPMYMTTLFPKKLSNKIKDIPLTKEAKKRLKWIQHYQDTKNISKTCRYFGISRTTFYKWFERYKKDGLEGLLDRPKTPKNTRKPTIRNQYREQIIKVRKQNPTWSKEKISAYLQEEKNIKVSPSTVYKVLKEEGLIERTKSIKIQNKRKKSIKKKRTKRGLQAQAPGDVVQIDVKHLNIAGATYYQFTAIDKYSRFCFARVYESKNSKKTKEFYIELNEYFEFEIKRVQTDNGSEFLGEFNKYLTDIGVEHYFSYPRSPKTNGVVERLIRTIEEELWLIEGLDYTLEEMNKKLRKYVRKYNFIRPHHSLGYKRPADIVYGV
- a CDS encoding HU family DNA-binding protein; its protein translation is MTKKELISAVAQKAGLKKAAAEKAVNAAIETVVEAISKGERVAIPGFGIFNIRERKERKGRNPRTGKEIKIPARKVVAFTAAKALKEAVNK
- a CDS encoding pseudouridine synthase yields the protein MRLDRFLANQGFGSRSEVQKLIKKGFVKVNDKEVKDPSIHIDPLKDKVSVEDEDVNYQENFYFMLNKPLGYITATYDENFPTVISLLDDETVKDKLFPIGRLDLDTEGLLILTTDGQLAHRLAHPKWNIEKEYYAIVEGDVSKIDFSPFEKEGIYLKKDKYKTKPFKVKVLSALEEESKVLITVSEGKYHIVKKIMESLGHPVKYLKRVRMGNLKLDENLQPGDYRPLTEEEIRKLKSLVKLD
- a CDS encoding MFS transporter encodes the protein MKKILSFSLFDTGETILGAMVYSVFFPLYITKYVDPKIYSYVYSFTFLLSFLFALQLGKYVDRTGKRKEGFIVFATLTTILCFSLGFLESMPILSLIVFSLMSIAHQQSFVFYNSLLLNFETKGLASGLGVSFGYIGSAIALIFFAKVLSIPNVYFITGLIFFLFALPSFFFLENPSLKHNVSLKEVFKDKKFILTIVSILSLTEVANTLIAMMSIYLKNVFALEDSQIYKVIGLSAVGGIVGGIFWGKVLDKFSSDKVFPLGFFLWAGFLIVLPVVHGDLILVAGFVAGFSLAHLWTVSRVYIISKFPQEEVSTRMSFLSLTERLASTTGLFIWGTLLFITQDNYRLSAMLMSVFPILGFFIFLYSKRFST
- a CDS encoding cupredoxin domain-containing protein, translating into MLIILSCTKTEEKPDLVVDIKVSKNGYEPNVITVERNKVVLFRITAVDEGIEQEPNSKYYGHCFYILPPYDVMVENIKNGETREVKVKMIYPGHHIFTCPYCVDFFPTKGDIYVK
- the moaD gene encoding molybdopterin converting factor subunit 1, with translation MKVEVLYFSQVKDKVGKSSEIVDFNGNTVEDLINYLTKIYPNIRDILQKSMIAVNENYAEKDSILNENDKVAIIPPVSGG
- a CDS encoding 2,5-diamino-6-(ribosylamino)-4(3H)-pyrimidinone 5'-phosphate reductase, with the protein product MKRPYTIIISEVTVDGKLTLAKGVSSKEIMKFMDEEANRYLHETRAKVDGIMVGAETIRTDNPYLTVRYVKGKNPTRIIPTSTADIPLDANVLKKDAPTIIITTEKAPEEKIKALSEKVEVVKIGDEKVDLIKMMDFLYNRGIRTLMVEGGSTLNWNLLNLGLVDEIRIIHMPFIVGGTDTPTLVGGEGFKNLDEVIRLKLRAHFMRGSHLITEWEVKYES
- a CDS encoding CDP-alcohol phosphatidyltransferase family protein, whose translation is MNLTSKRKSIKKVYEPVGVLLARTRITPNIITVISVIIGILAAVSFYKEKPLIGAALVFISGFFDLLDGVVAREKERASKFGAVFDWLADKFVDGFLLFFIGITYSTPYLTALAITASMLHTFIKPVAYAEIGFSNRQKGKIDDPLEGIGFFGRPETLLTIIVFAIFEHFKILGGLEFGFVIITALTTLSLLQRIVYLYIKYNKDYD
- the ilvC gene encoding ketol-acid reductoisomerase, producing the protein MANIYYDEDASLDYLKDKTVAIIGYGSQGHAHALNLRDSGIKVIVGLLAGSRSIEKAKAEGFEVYTPDEAAKRADVVMILTPDTVQPQLFYSAILPNLDEGNALAFAHGFNIHFGQIVPPAYVDVFLVAPKGPGHLVRWMYEEGKGVPGLFAVYQDFTGNAREVAMAYAKGIGCTRAGLIETTFKEETETDLFGEQAVLCGGATALIKAGFETLIEAGYQPEVAYFECLHELKLIVDLIYQYGISGMRYSISDTARYGDVTRGKRVYEAVKPIYKKILEEIQEGEFAKEWILENVANRPHFNALVKKDEEHPVEKVGKELRKMMPWLGGKSL
- the ilvN gene encoding acetolactate synthase small subunit, producing MSEIKVIKERPQPEKKIGRHVITVKVQHNFGVLARITGLFAGRGYNIESLTVGRTHEPHIARITIVVEGDERVIEQIIKQLRKLIETLRVRDITDIPHIERELALIKIHTENDRTRDEIMRLVNIFRAKVVDVSTDTYTVEITGDEDKIEAFISLIKPFGIKEMARTGTLAMVRESATSKILPGERFD